A window of Mycolicibacterium fluoranthenivorans contains these coding sequences:
- a CDS encoding DUF5709 domain-containing protein → MDNSHFATGPAPGQYALETEDQLQPEDTLVDRGVQDVLDEGYSPPDRPLGLGAYGPPETMDQLLAEEEPDPAARLNVLLDDAELCRSDAAEQEAEFPLQHEVGQARAGRLVAPDEGFGCDEEAQLIAQDVGFSGGAASAEEAAVHIIDDFQEPTAED, encoded by the coding sequence ATGGACAACTCGCATTTCGCCACCGGCCCGGCGCCGGGCCAGTACGCGCTCGAGACGGAGGATCAACTCCAGCCGGAAGACACGCTGGTCGACCGGGGTGTCCAGGACGTCCTCGACGAGGGGTACTCACCACCGGATCGACCGCTCGGGCTGGGCGCATACGGCCCGCCAGAGACCATGGACCAGCTCCTCGCCGAGGAAGAGCCCGATCCGGCGGCACGGCTCAACGTGCTCCTCGACGATGCTGAACTGTGTCGCTCGGACGCCGCCGAACAGGAAGCCGAGTTCCCCCTGCAGCACGAGGTGGGACAGGCGCGCGCAGGCCGACTTGTCGCACCGGACGAGGGTTTCGGCTGCGACGAAGAAGCGCAGTTGATCGCGCAGGATGTCGGATTCAGTGGAGGGGCAGCGTCTGCCGAGGAGGCCGCGGTGCACATCATCGACGACTTCCAGGAACCCACAGCCGAGGACTGA
- a CDS encoding universal stress protein has product MSHTVDIETVVAGVDDSSCSHPALEWAAKEAALRQATLRIVYAATLPIGAWPVAPAPSGFMEWQAERSKDILDGACKRVQDVTRGSVRVETVFAVATPAGALVEESTTAGLVVVGSRGRGSLARHLLGSVSTALVHRAHCAVAVIRDDEPTPDQHAPVLLGYDGSPASEDATTLAFDEANRRNVELVALHAWWSPGAFDMPGFDWEQLRPDVDHEIAARLAPWQQQYPRVNVRRIVVADQPAHHLVELSGTAQLVVVGSHGHGALVGTVLGSVSGTVVQSLRAPVVVCRPR; this is encoded by the coding sequence ATGAGCCACACCGTAGATATCGAGACAGTCGTCGCCGGGGTCGATGATTCGTCATGCTCGCATCCCGCGTTGGAATGGGCTGCCAAGGAGGCCGCTCTGCGCCAGGCCACCCTTCGCATCGTGTACGCGGCCACCCTGCCCATCGGCGCATGGCCGGTGGCCCCTGCGCCGAGCGGGTTCATGGAATGGCAGGCCGAGCGCAGCAAGGACATCCTCGACGGCGCCTGCAAGCGGGTCCAGGACGTGACACGCGGGTCGGTTCGGGTGGAAACCGTGTTCGCGGTGGCGACTCCTGCCGGTGCGCTGGTCGAGGAGTCCACAACGGCGGGGCTGGTCGTCGTGGGTTCGCGCGGTCGCGGGTCGTTGGCCCGCCACCTGTTGGGCAGTGTCAGCACCGCGCTGGTGCACCGCGCCCACTGCGCCGTAGCCGTCATTCGTGACGACGAACCAACGCCCGATCAGCACGCCCCCGTCCTCCTGGGCTATGACGGGTCGCCTGCATCGGAGGATGCGACCACACTGGCGTTCGATGAGGCGAACCGCCGCAACGTCGAGTTGGTGGCACTCCACGCGTGGTGGTCACCAGGCGCATTCGACATGCCGGGATTCGACTGGGAGCAGCTGCGGCCCGATGTCGATCACGAGATCGCCGCACGGCTGGCCCCCTGGCAGCAGCAGTATCCCCGGGTGAACGTGCGCCGCATCGTCGTCGCCGATCAACCCGCTCACCACCTCGTCGAACTGTCCGGCACGGCGCAGCTCGTCGTCGTGGGCAGCCACGGGCACGGGGCGTTGGTCGGTACTGTCCTGGGCTCGGTCAGCGGTACGGTGGTCCAGTCGCTGCGCGCACCCGTCGTCGTCTGCCGTCCACGCTAG
- a CDS encoding 1-phosphofructokinase family hexose kinase has product MSGSAIVTLTVNPALDVTVDADHVQPTDKIRCRAVRYDAGGGGVNVARFVHALGVPVSAVFTAGGPTGAHVVALIDDSEVPSLPITVSGHTRQSLTVNECATGRQYRFVLPGPALTPEEQIRCLDVLKDAAGSAGYVVASGSLPPGVRPDFYQQVADICGQRGARLILDTSGGGLAHISSGVFMLKPSLRELRECVGRPLLTEVEQTTAARELIDRGVAEMVVVSLGAEGALLVTARSSHRYAAIDVPSVSGVGAGDAMVAGIVVGLSRAWPVPVAVRYGIATATAKLQTPGTSAFVRSDVDGYFDGYFDGVDTEGTVDAKGTAVRPVRSR; this is encoded by the coding sequence GTGAGCGGCTCCGCGATCGTCACCTTGACGGTGAATCCTGCACTCGATGTCACCGTCGACGCTGACCACGTCCAACCCACCGACAAGATCCGTTGTCGTGCAGTCAGATATGACGCAGGCGGCGGGGGCGTGAACGTCGCCAGGTTCGTGCACGCGCTGGGTGTCCCCGTATCGGCCGTGTTCACCGCCGGCGGCCCCACGGGAGCGCATGTGGTGGCACTCATCGACGACTCGGAAGTCCCCAGCCTGCCGATCACGGTCAGTGGTCACACCAGACAGAGCCTGACCGTGAACGAGTGTGCGACGGGTAGGCAGTATCGCTTTGTACTTCCCGGACCCGCCCTGACGCCGGAGGAACAGATCCGTTGTCTCGATGTGCTGAAGGACGCCGCAGGGTCAGCGGGGTATGTCGTCGCCAGTGGAAGCCTGCCGCCGGGTGTTCGGCCCGATTTCTATCAGCAGGTCGCCGACATCTGCGGGCAGCGGGGCGCACGGCTGATCCTGGACACCTCCGGCGGGGGATTGGCGCACATAAGTTCGGGTGTATTCATGTTGAAGCCGAGCCTACGAGAGTTACGCGAGTGTGTCGGGCGTCCCCTCCTCACGGAGGTCGAGCAAACGACGGCGGCTCGTGAACTCATCGACCGCGGTGTCGCAGAAATGGTCGTGGTCTCTCTCGGCGCCGAAGGCGCCCTCCTGGTCACGGCGCGGTCCAGCCATCGTTACGCGGCCATCGACGTGCCCTCGGTCAGCGGTGTCGGTGCCGGGGACGCCATGGTCGCCGGCATCGTCGTGGGGCTGTCGCGGGCGTGGCCGGTACCTGTTGCAGTGCGGTACGGGATCGCCACAGCGACTGCGAAGCTCCAGACGCCGGGGACCTCGGCATTCGTCCGGAGCGATGTCGACGGCTATTTCGACGGCTATTTCGACGGCGTCGACACCGAGGGGACAGTCGACGCTAAAGGGACAGCGGTGCGCCCAGTCCGATCGCGGTGA
- a CDS encoding site-2 protease family protein codes for MDTIPIGRIAGFAVRINWSVLVILWLFTWSLASTLPGAAPGYPQTAYWVAGICGALILLGSLLAHELTHAVLARRAGVTVSDVTLWLFGGVTRLGGDAKTPKEAFRIAVSGPLTSLAIAVVFGVTGYGLGALGAAPILVGVASWLAGINLMLGLFNLLPGAPLDGGRVLRAYLWRRYGDPVRAGVGAARVGRVLAFVLIALGLGEFLAGATVGGVWLVFLGWFIFAASREEEAQVRTQHAFDTVRVADVMTAHPHTAPGDITVEEFIARYLLGDRHSAYPVTDRDGSVIGLISLSVLRRIAPGRRTATLVREAAMPLSAVTTTTPDESVTALLQRLAAKSEHRALVVDSVGSGGVVGIVTASDLTRLIEVYQLAGAGQLG; via the coding sequence ATGGATACGATCCCGATCGGACGGATCGCCGGATTCGCGGTACGGATCAATTGGAGCGTGCTGGTCATCCTCTGGTTGTTCACGTGGAGTCTGGCATCCACACTGCCCGGTGCGGCGCCTGGTTATCCGCAAACCGCCTACTGGGTGGCCGGGATCTGTGGCGCGCTGATCTTGCTCGGGTCCCTCCTTGCCCACGAGTTGACGCATGCGGTTCTCGCACGTCGCGCCGGCGTGACGGTGTCCGATGTGACGCTGTGGCTGTTCGGTGGCGTCACTCGTCTGGGCGGTGACGCGAAGACTCCGAAAGAGGCGTTTCGCATCGCGGTGTCGGGCCCCTTGACGAGTCTGGCGATCGCCGTGGTGTTCGGGGTGACGGGATACGGTCTCGGCGCGCTGGGCGCTGCGCCCATCCTGGTGGGGGTCGCGTCGTGGCTTGCGGGCATCAACCTGATGCTCGGTCTGTTCAATCTGCTGCCTGGCGCACCACTGGACGGCGGACGAGTGCTGCGGGCCTACCTCTGGCGTCGCTACGGCGATCCGGTACGGGCGGGTGTGGGTGCCGCACGCGTGGGGCGCGTTCTGGCATTCGTCCTGATCGCACTGGGACTGGGTGAATTCCTGGCCGGCGCAACGGTGGGCGGCGTGTGGCTGGTGTTTCTCGGATGGTTCATCTTCGCCGCATCTCGTGAGGAGGAGGCGCAGGTGAGGACACAACACGCCTTCGACACGGTGCGGGTCGCCGACGTGATGACTGCCCACCCACATACGGCCCCCGGTGACATCACCGTGGAGGAGTTCATTGCGCGGTACCTGCTGGGAGACCGCCACTCGGCCTACCCGGTCACCGATCGCGACGGGTCGGTCATCGGGCTGATCAGCCTGTCGGTGTTGCGTCGCATCGCACCGGGCCGGCGTACCGCGACGTTGGTGCGCGAAGCGGCGATGCCACTGTCCGCGGTGACCACGACCACGCCGGACGAATCGGTCACGGCGCTGCTGCAGCGCCTGGCAGCGAAGTCCGAACACCGCGCCCTGGTCGTCGATTCGGTCGGTTCAGGAGGGGTCGTCGGCATCGTCACCGCCAGCGATCTGACCCGGCTCATCGAGGTCTATCAGCTCGCGGGCGCCGGGCAACTGGGCTAG
- a CDS encoding Acg family FMN-binding oxidoreductase yields MSGHIPATETVHAALSLATRAPSVHNSQPWRWRVGPRSVHLFADPSLHLEHTDPDRRDLFVSCGIALNHCVVALAALGWQSKIHRLPNPDESDHLASIEFHPVRPGEMDISLAAAIPQRRTDRRHYSSWPVPPGHIAMMGARAARMGVTLRRVETNDEFRAILARAARAHSQDAGYLGELASWSGRYGATAGVPARNVPASDQHSPVPARIFAGPALAQAPESDAEDDHGVVLALGTAADDVIARLRAGEATSQVLLTATSMGLASCILTEPLEIPATRDQLQAEVFGIGECPQVLLRIGWAPINADPLPATPRRPLSEVACNLDGFPLA; encoded by the coding sequence ATGTCCGGTCATATTCCCGCCACCGAAACGGTGCATGCTGCGTTGTCCTTGGCAACGCGTGCGCCCTCGGTGCACAATTCGCAACCCTGGCGTTGGCGAGTGGGTCCGCGAAGCGTCCATCTCTTCGCCGACCCGTCATTGCACCTCGAACATACCGACCCGGATCGGCGCGACCTGTTCGTCAGCTGCGGAATTGCGTTGAACCACTGCGTTGTTGCGCTTGCGGCGTTGGGCTGGCAGTCCAAGATTCATCGGTTACCCAACCCTGATGAATCCGATCACCTGGCCTCGATCGAGTTTCATCCGGTCCGGCCGGGGGAGATGGACATCTCCCTTGCCGCGGCGATCCCGCAACGGCGCACTGATCGCCGGCACTACAGCTCCTGGCCGGTCCCACCCGGACACATTGCCATGATGGGCGCGCGTGCCGCACGGATGGGTGTCACCCTGCGACGGGTCGAGACGAACGACGAATTCAGGGCGATCCTTGCCCGGGCGGCGCGTGCGCACAGCCAGGATGCCGGGTACCTCGGCGAATTGGCTTCCTGGAGTGGCCGTTACGGGGCCACTGCGGGCGTGCCCGCGCGTAATGTCCCTGCCTCGGACCAGCACTCCCCGGTGCCGGCGCGGATCTTCGCGGGGCCGGCGCTGGCGCAGGCACCGGAGTCGGATGCCGAGGACGATCACGGAGTCGTGCTCGCGCTCGGCACCGCCGCCGACGACGTCATTGCCCGACTGCGGGCGGGCGAAGCCACCAGCCAGGTCCTCCTGACGGCCACCTCGATGGGACTGGCCAGTTGCATTCTCACCGAACCCCTCGAAATCCCGGCGACCCGCGATCAGCTCCAGGCCGAGGTGTTCGGCATCGGCGAGTGTCCTCAGGTCCTGTTGCGTATCGGATGGGCGCCTATCAACGCGGACCCGCTTCCCGCCACCCCGCGGCGGCCGCTGAGCGAAGTCGCCTGCAACCTTGACGGTTTCCCGCTCGCTTAG
- a CDS encoding CBS domain-containing protein, producing the protein MKTAREIMRTGVTCIGEHQTLAAAAQHMAELGIGALPITGDDGRVCGMLTDRDIVVKCLATGSDPNTTTAGELAQGTIHHVGADASVQQMVDVMAEHRIRRLLVLDEHHLVGIVSEADIAGHLPEQATAGFVKAICAQQASVNR; encoded by the coding sequence ATGAAAACCGCCCGAGAGATCATGCGCACGGGAGTGACCTGTATCGGCGAACACCAGACGCTGGCCGCCGCAGCACAGCACATGGCCGAACTCGGCATCGGCGCACTGCCGATCACCGGGGACGACGGACGCGTGTGCGGCATGCTCACCGACCGCGATATCGTGGTGAAATGCCTTGCTACTGGCAGTGATCCGAACACGACAACAGCCGGCGAGCTGGCCCAGGGCACGATCCACCACGTCGGGGCAGATGCCAGCGTCCAGCAGATGGTCGATGTCATGGCAGAACACCGGATCCGGCGCCTGCTGGTGCTCGACGAACATCACCTGGTCGGCATCGTGAGCGAGGCCGATATCGCCGGCCATCTGCCCGAGCAGGCCACCGCTGGTTTCGTCAAAGCGATCTGCGCCCAGCAGGCCAGTGTGAACCGCTGA
- a CDS encoding nitroreductase family deazaflavin-dependent oxidoreductase, with the protein MPKNAANPVNDGVRKFNKHVLNPLMLHLAGRKHWYAGVIRHTGRRTGQVHQTPVVAVRVADHIVTPLPYGADTDWLRNARKAGKATITTGGERFDVVNPRIIEAADAATLLPARRFREFARFGIDHFAEFDLATDTPEESGHED; encoded by the coding sequence ATGCCGAAGAACGCCGCCAACCCGGTCAACGACGGGGTGCGCAAGTTCAACAAACACGTGCTGAATCCGCTGATGCTGCACCTGGCAGGACGTAAGCACTGGTATGCGGGCGTGATTCGGCATACCGGCCGCCGCACCGGGCAAGTTCACCAGACTCCGGTCGTCGCCGTGCGGGTGGCCGACCACATCGTCACTCCGTTGCCCTATGGCGCGGATACCGACTGGCTGCGCAACGCTCGCAAGGCCGGCAAGGCCACCATCACCACCGGCGGCGAACGCTTCGATGTGGTCAACCCCCGGATCATCGAGGCAGCCGATGCAGCGACATTGCTGCCCGCCCGGAGATTTCGGGAATTCGCCCGCTTCGGTATCGACCATTTCGCCGAGTTCGACCTGGCGACTGACACCCCTGAGGAATCTGGCCATGAAGACTGA
- a CDS encoding alpha/beta hydrolase family protein, which yields MSPSLHDVIRPFTKTGSYYARSWRDYLGAGSPQLPIARPSLALAAQALRDEVVLLGLRARRPLSQPRAFAHIHDEVVAALEFYGALGCLRDPGGFFATPSSLSAVEIAPVHRGGRFYARMRWPSDYTPRVGEPGADRWRSYGAVGNGYALLLRHRDERPWLVCVHGTEMGRAALDLALFRAWYLHDELGLNVVLPVLPLHGPRATGLPKSAVFPGENVLDDVHATAQAVWDIRGLLAWIRQEHPAPTIGIYGLSLGGFIAALVASLDDDLRCAVLGVPVADLVDLLSRHSGLDREDPRRRTILLAGALGRMISPLSLEPRVPPAGRFIYAGLADQVVHPREQVTRLWEHWGRPDIEWYRGGHTGFFQSRPVNRFVTDALVRSGLVPDRPEAGQIAG from the coding sequence ATGAGTCCGTCACTGCATGACGTGATCCGGCCTTTCACCAAGACCGGGAGCTACTACGCCCGGTCATGGCGAGACTACCTGGGGGCGGGTTCACCGCAATTGCCGATCGCGAGGCCGAGTCTCGCGCTGGCGGCACAGGCGCTGCGCGATGAGGTGGTGCTGTTGGGCCTTCGGGCCCGCCGTCCACTGAGTCAACCGCGGGCATTCGCGCACATCCACGATGAGGTGGTCGCGGCGCTCGAATTCTATGGCGCCCTGGGCTGTCTGCGCGATCCCGGTGGTTTCTTCGCCACGCCCAGCTCTCTTTCCGCGGTGGAGATCGCACCGGTACATCGGGGCGGCAGATTCTATGCCCGCATGCGCTGGCCCAGCGACTACACACCGCGGGTCGGTGAGCCCGGGGCGGATCGGTGGCGAAGCTACGGTGCAGTAGGTAACGGCTATGCGCTGTTGCTGCGGCACCGCGACGAACGTCCCTGGCTGGTGTGTGTTCACGGCACCGAAATGGGCCGCGCAGCACTGGATCTGGCACTGTTTCGGGCGTGGTACCTGCACGACGAGCTGGGGCTCAACGTCGTCCTTCCGGTCCTTCCGCTGCACGGTCCCAGGGCCACCGGCCTGCCGAAGAGTGCGGTGTTCCCCGGCGAGAACGTGCTCGACGATGTGCACGCGACCGCACAGGCGGTCTGGGATATCCGCGGCCTGCTGGCCTGGATCAGGCAAGAGCATCCGGCGCCGACCATCGGAATCTATGGTTTGTCCCTGGGTGGTTTCATCGCGGCGCTGGTGGCAAGCCTCGACGACGATCTGAGGTGCGCGGTGCTGGGCGTGCCGGTCGCCGACCTGGTCGACCTGCTCAGCCGGCATTCCGGACTGGACCGCGAGGATCCGCGTCGGCGGACGATTCTGCTGGCCGGTGCGCTCGGCCGGATGATCTCACCGTTGTCCCTGGAGCCGCGGGTACCGCCGGCCGGCCGTTTCATCTATGCGGGCCTGGCTGATCAGGTGGTGCATCCGCGGGAACAGGTCACCAGGCTTTGGGAGCATTGGGGGCGACCGGATATCGAATGGTATCGCGGCGGCCACACCGGCTTCTTCCAGTCGCGACCGGTGAATCGATTCGTCACCGACGCACTGGTGCGATCGGGGCTGGTGCCGGATCGGCCAGAGGCCGGTCAGATCGCGGGGTGA
- a CDS encoding DUF2267 domain-containing protein, producing MSTNSKITELDHSAQTARAWVNEVAGQFDTDDREFAYRVLRGWLQTLRDRLTVEAAAHFAAQLPDLIRGIFYAGWDPSIVPVKYDVAAYTVHFARAANIAVQDVGVASAAVTAALMRLLPRAQIDKVLDQLPEGIRTLLRPAVTKAPDLLGQ from the coding sequence ATGTCCACCAATTCCAAGATCACCGAACTCGACCACTCCGCGCAGACGGCACGTGCGTGGGTCAACGAGGTCGCAGGGCAATTCGACACCGACGACCGTGAGTTCGCCTACCGGGTCTTGCGTGGATGGCTCCAAACCCTCCGGGACCGCCTCACCGTCGAGGCGGCCGCTCACTTCGCGGCCCAGCTGCCGGACCTGATCAGGGGGATCTTCTACGCCGGCTGGGATCCCAGCATTGTGCCGGTCAAGTACGACGTGGCCGCCTACACCGTGCATTTCGCCCGGGCGGCGAATATCGCCGTCCAGGATGTGGGCGTGGCGTCGGCAGCGGTGACTGCCGCGCTCATGCGGTTGTTGCCACGGGCGCAGATCGACAAGGTGCTCGATCAGCTGCCCGAGGGGATCCGCACACTGCTCCGCCCAGCCGTGACGAAAGCCCCCGACCTGCTCGGGCAGTAG
- a CDS encoding GAF domain-containing sensor histidine kinase has product MHDQLDELAADRDQLGLLLQLAIEISSDLELDSTLHRIIRAALTLTTARYGAIGVWGPDDLLSSFVHEGMDPQTVKRIGHLPVGKGVLGALRERTELLRLDDLTEYPAAAGFPEGHPPMRAFLGMPIIIRGQPFGSLYVADDRAEHTFTEADELTARALASVAAVAIDNAHLFEQARVSGLWTSASREITSAVLSDKRPNQRPLQLIAARALELTDAEQAIVLVPEDPEEPDDEVDTLVVSAAVGRYAEEVLGQRIPVEGSTTGAVFRSGEPMITETFRRPIQAFTDVGERHAIVVPLRAENHTLGVMIVARNAAGARFTEDYLDFVQDFAGHAAIALTIARARHHTAELNLLTDRERIASDLHDQVIQRVFAVGMDLQGVIARLRHADLVHRVSRSVDELQSVINDIRATIFNLQNPSEAQEGFASRIHTAFERLTENRELSATLNLTGPLSVVTSVLADHGEAVITEALSNAIRHSGAEEVTVSVAVADELRIVISDDGSGIPPDNKRSSGLSNLARRAESVGGDFTVTGGPSGGTQLIWSAPLPVD; this is encoded by the coding sequence ATACACGACCAACTCGACGAGCTGGCGGCCGATCGCGATCAGCTGGGTCTGCTGCTCCAACTGGCGATCGAGATCAGCTCCGACTTGGAGTTGGACTCCACTCTGCATCGGATCATTCGTGCGGCGCTGACCTTGACCACGGCGCGTTACGGGGCCATCGGCGTGTGGGGTCCCGACGACTTGCTGTCCTCGTTCGTCCACGAGGGCATGGACCCCCAGACCGTCAAACGCATCGGTCATCTGCCCGTGGGCAAGGGAGTCTTGGGTGCGCTACGGGAGCGCACCGAACTTCTGCGGCTGGACGACCTCACCGAGTATCCGGCCGCCGCGGGCTTCCCCGAGGGACATCCTCCGATGCGGGCCTTCCTCGGCATGCCGATCATCATCCGGGGTCAGCCGTTCGGCAGCCTGTACGTAGCCGATGACAGGGCGGAACACACGTTCACCGAAGCCGACGAATTGACGGCCCGGGCGCTGGCTTCGGTCGCGGCGGTCGCCATCGACAACGCGCACTTGTTCGAACAAGCGCGAGTATCCGGACTGTGGACGAGCGCCAGTCGTGAGATCACGTCAGCTGTGCTGTCCGACAAGCGACCGAATCAGCGCCCCCTGCAGCTCATTGCGGCCCGTGCCCTGGAGCTCACCGATGCCGAGCAGGCCATCGTCCTGGTGCCCGAGGACCCGGAGGAACCCGACGACGAGGTGGACACGCTGGTGGTGTCCGCTGCCGTCGGACGCTACGCCGAGGAGGTTCTCGGTCAACGCATTCCGGTCGAAGGGTCGACCACCGGCGCGGTGTTCCGGTCCGGCGAGCCGATGATCACCGAGACATTTCGCAGACCGATCCAAGCATTCACCGACGTGGGTGAACGCCACGCGATCGTCGTACCGCTGCGCGCGGAGAACCACACCCTGGGCGTGATGATCGTGGCACGCAACGCAGCTGGGGCCCGGTTCACCGAGGACTATCTGGACTTCGTCCAGGATTTCGCCGGTCACGCGGCCATCGCGCTCACCATCGCCAGGGCTCGCCACCACACGGCCGAGCTCAACCTGCTCACCGACCGGGAGCGCATCGCGAGCGACCTGCACGACCAGGTGATTCAGCGTGTCTTTGCGGTCGGAATGGACCTCCAGGGTGTCATCGCACGTCTTCGGCACGCTGATCTGGTCCATCGGGTTTCCCGGTCCGTGGACGAGCTGCAGTCCGTGATCAATGACATTCGCGCGACGATCTTCAATCTGCAGAATCCGTCTGAGGCTCAGGAAGGGTTTGCCTCCCGCATCCACACCGCGTTCGAACGCCTGACGGAGAACCGAGAACTGTCCGCAACGTTGAATCTGACGGGTCCGTTGAGCGTGGTCACCTCGGTGCTTGCCGACCATGGCGAAGCCGTGATCACCGAGGCGTTGAGTAACGCGATCCGTCATTCGGGCGCGGAGGAGGTCACGGTCAGCGTCGCGGTCGCCGACGAGCTGCGCATCGTGATCTCCGACGACGGGAGCGGGATCCCGCCCGACAACAAGCGCAGCAGCGGATTGAGCAATCTCGCCCGGCGAGCCGAGTCAGTGGGCGGTGACTTCACCGTCACCGGTGGCCCGTCCGGCGGTACGCAGTTGATATGGAGTGCACCACTGCCGGTGGACTGA
- a CDS encoding phosphoribosyltransferase family protein has translation MKVFTDRFGAGLELAPHLESLAGQDVVVLGLPRGGMPVAFEVAERLEAPLDILLVRQLPVPGRPGLSFGTIGEGGARLIDDAIVQEWHLGQDEIAQIEARQRSDLRRRAKRLRGDRDRISLTGRVAVIVDDGMSLSTTAKAACRIARARGARKVIVAAPTAPGDVKTMLAGYADDVVCVDIPAPTSSLRREYRHLPPVSDSEVATLLRRAGRTEAAGEPDTLMDVLLRDEEVQVSAADNAAVTGIFTVPEHATGVVVFAHGSSSSRHSPRNRLVARVLNHAGLATLISDLLTPEEARNRAHVFDVDLLARRLIDVTRWLGEQSDTASLPVGYFGTNTGAAAALAAAADPRAKVDAVVSRGGRPDLADDALTRVVAPTQLIVGGRDHVVLKLNKIARAAMPGTCEIAVVPGATHVFEEPGTLEEVAELARDWFIDHLGDPPDM, from the coding sequence ATGAAGGTGTTCACCGACCGGTTCGGCGCTGGACTCGAACTCGCCCCGCATCTGGAATCGCTCGCCGGTCAGGACGTCGTCGTCCTCGGCTTGCCGCGCGGTGGTATGCCGGTGGCCTTCGAGGTCGCCGAACGGCTGGAAGCACCGCTGGACATCCTCCTGGTTCGTCAGCTCCCGGTGCCGGGCCGGCCCGGACTGTCGTTCGGGACGATCGGCGAGGGCGGGGCGCGGCTCATCGACGACGCGATCGTGCAGGAGTGGCACCTCGGGCAGGACGAGATCGCGCAGATCGAAGCCAGGCAGCGGTCGGATCTGCGGCGGCGCGCGAAACGGCTGAGGGGCGACCGTGACCGGATCTCGTTGACGGGCCGCGTCGCCGTGATCGTCGATGACGGCATGTCCCTCAGTACGACCGCCAAAGCGGCATGCCGGATCGCCCGCGCACGCGGCGCTCGGAAGGTGATCGTCGCGGCCCCGACGGCACCGGGCGACGTCAAGACGATGTTGGCGGGATACGCGGACGACGTGGTCTGCGTGGACATCCCGGCGCCGACCTCTTCGCTGCGACGGGAGTATCGGCATCTACCGCCGGTGTCCGACAGCGAAGTGGCAACGCTGCTGCGCCGCGCCGGCCGTACTGAGGCAGCCGGCGAGCCCGACACGCTGATGGATGTGCTCCTCCGCGACGAGGAAGTTCAGGTGAGCGCGGCCGACAATGCAGCGGTGACCGGTATCTTCACCGTTCCCGAACACGCCACGGGTGTCGTGGTCTTCGCGCATGGCAGCAGCAGCAGTCGGCACAGCCCACGCAACCGCCTGGTGGCGCGGGTGCTGAACCACGCCGGGCTGGCCACATTGATCTCCGATCTCCTCACCCCGGAGGAAGCGCGCAACCGTGCCCACGTGTTCGACGTCGATCTGCTGGCTCGTCGACTGATCGACGTCACCCGTTGGCTGGGCGAGCAATCCGATACTGCATCGCTGCCGGTGGGCTATTTCGGCACCAACACAGGGGCAGCTGCTGCGCTCGCCGCCGCCGCAGACCCGCGGGCGAAGGTCGATGCGGTGGTGTCGCGAGGCGGCCGCCCCGATCTCGCCGATGATGCGCTGACGCGGGTCGTCGCCCCGACACAACTGATCGTCGGTGGACGGGATCACGTCGTGTTGAAACTCAACAAGATCGCGCGCGCCGCGATGCCCGGCACGTGTGAAATCGCCGTCGTTCCCGGGGCCACCCACGTGTTCGAGGAGCCGGGGACACTCGAAGAGGTCGCGGAGTTGGCGCGCGACTGGTTCATCGACCACCTCGGCGACCCTCCGGACATGTAA